One Pocillopora verrucosa isolate sample1 chromosome 10, ASM3666991v2, whole genome shotgun sequence genomic window carries:
- the LOC131800090 gene encoding uncharacterized protein isoform X1: MAVQMAHSSKLVSMLLLLFLATPVCSSSSSCSAPMGMENRQIRDAQITASSEYNENLAAVQGRLNFKALGVKAGAWSAWTNNIYQWLQVDLGKYRVVTGIATQGRNIGYQWVTSYDLEYSEDGVTFVYYKEEGQSSPKRFSGNTDSESIVYHKLHPPIQARFIRLRPATYYGHISLRMELYGCLGCLTPLGMEKGGIKDAQITASSEFSVQHAAKFGRLNFRASAKEQGGWSAGYTAANQWIQVDLRKYTVVKGIATQGRNGYGQWVTKYKLQYSDDGVNFHYYGQSDQSPPKVFEGNKDSDSIVYHHLYPPIKARFIRLRPTEWSVQISLRMELFGCLDPSAKLQCNRNNMTIHIPKTLLPGINREHLRLLDTKCKAEEDNTYYSLTAPLIGCKTTRRHTATAVVYSNVVLKVPTASKNAKIRELKIQFSCFFSSHGVVSSVGWRAVHKKVIISEEGEGNFTLFLNMFPDKKFEIPYKEEDFPLFVTKKRLFLEVSVITDERLSIIADRCYTTPTHDRENAQKYEFISKGCPNYPSVIYHPAPSINFQRFSLDTAKFIGTDSFVFVHCHVIVCNATDPDSQCAKKCPAGNRGKRQVSDHKMDAAYSLAQGPLLLVSKKKEEKKSNDGASDEMNASDTTFVVGLVMICVACLVAVGTGLVIFKKLRDRRSAAEVFSGHEKQEPEH; encoded by the exons ATGGCAGTTCAAATG GCTCATTCGTCCAAGCTAGTGAGTATGCTGCTTCTGTTATTCCTTGCTACGCCTGTGTGCTCGTCCTCATCTT CGTGTTCAGCACCAATGGGTATGGAGAACAGACAGATAAGAGACGCTCAGATCACTGCTTCTTCAGAATATAATGAGAATCTTGCCGCAGTTCAGGGAAGGTTGAACTTCAAGGCCTTGGGAGTCAAAGCAGGGGCATGGTCAGCATGGACAAATAATATATATCAATGGCTTCAGGTGGATCTTGGTAAATACCGTGTTGTGACAGGGATAGCCACACAAGGACGAAATATAGGTTACCAGTGGGTAACCTCATATGACCTTGAGTACAGCGAGGATGGAGTTACCTTTGTTTATTATAAGGAAGAAGGACAGAGTTCACCGAAG CGATTCAGTGGAAATACAGACTCCGAGAGCATTGTTTATCACAAGTTACACCCACCGATTCAAGCTCGTTTCATCAGGCTCAGACCTGCAACCTATTATGGTCACATCTCACTCAGGATGGAGCTGTATGGCTGTTTAG GGTGTTTGACACCTCTGGGTATGGAGAAAGGAGGGATAAAAGATGCTCAAATCACCGCCTCTTCAGAGTTTAGCGTTCAGCATGCTGCAAAGTTTGGAAGGTTGAACTTTAGGGCAAGTGCAAAAGAGCAGGGAGGATGGTCAGCAGGCTATACCGCTGCCAATCAGTGGATTCAAGTGGATCTTAGAAAGTACACTGTAGTGAAAGGAATAGCGACACAAGGGCGAAATGGTTACGGCCAGTGGGTGACTAAATATAAGCTGCAGTACAGCGACGATGGAGTGAACTTTCACTATTACGGACAATCCGATCAGAGTCCGCCAAAG GTCtttgaaggaaataaagactCAGACAGTATTGTGTACCACCATTTGTACCCTCCGATCAAAGCACGTTTTATTAGATTAAGACCGACAGAGTGGTCTGTCCAAATCTCGCTTCGAATGGAGCTCTTCGGTTGCTTAG ATCCGTCAGCGAAGCTACAATGCAACCGCAACAACATGACAATACACATTCCTAAGACCCTCCTTCCTGGTATTAACCGTGAGCATCTCCGGCTCCTGGACACGAAATGCAAAGCTGAAGAAGACAACACTTATTACAGTCTAACGGCACCGCTGATCGGGTGTAAAACTACACGCAGACACACGGCTACGGCTGTCGTTTACTCCAACGTGGTCTTGAAAGTCCCCACAGCTTCCAAAAATGCCAAGATACGTGAGCTGAAAATACAGTtcagctgttttttttccagtcatgGTGTGGTGTCATCGGTCGGTTGGAGAGCAGTCcacaaaaaagtaataattaGTGAAGAGGGGGAAGGGAACTTTACTCTTTTTTTGAATATGTTCCCTGACAAGAAATTTGAGATTCCTTACAAGGAAGAGGATTTTCCTCTCTTTGTGACGAAGAAACGTCTTTTCTTGGAGGTATCAGTGATAACTGATGAGCGGCTGTCAATTATAGCTGATCGATGTTATACCACGCCCACACATGATAGAGAAAATGCACAGAAGtatgaatttatttcaaaagg atgtCCAAACTATCCCTCTGTGATCTACCATCCTGCTCCCTCGATCAACTTTCAGCGGTTTAGCCTTGACACCGCTAAATTCATCGGTACTGATTCGTTTGTCTTTGTTCACTGCCACGTGATCGTATGCAACGCAACCGACCCAGATTCCCAGTGTGCGAAGAAGTGTCCTGCAGGTAACCGAGGGAAACGTCAAGTTAGCGATCACAAGATGGATGCGGCGTATTCCTTGGCCCAGGGTCCACTCCTTCTTGTTAGcaagaagaaagaagagaagaaaagcaATGATGGAGCCAGTGACGAGATGAATG CTTCTGATACTACCTTCGTAGTAGGTTTGGTAATGATATGCGTTGCTTGCTTGGTGGCCGTGGGAACTGGACTGGTAATTTTTAAGAAGTTACGAGACAGGCGGTCTGCTGCAGAGGTTTTCAGTGGTCATGAGAAGCAAGAGCCTGAACATTGA
- the LOC131800090 gene encoding neuropilin-2-like isoform X2 codes for MGMENRQIRDAQITASSEYNENLAAVQGRLNFKALGVKAGAWSAWTNNIYQWLQVDLGKYRVVTGIATQGRNIGYQWVTSYDLEYSEDGVTFVYYKEEGQSSPKRFSGNTDSESIVYHKLHPPIQARFIRLRPATYYGHISLRMELYGCLGCLTPLGMEKGGIKDAQITASSEFSVQHAAKFGRLNFRASAKEQGGWSAGYTAANQWIQVDLRKYTVVKGIATQGRNGYGQWVTKYKLQYSDDGVNFHYYGQSDQSPPKVFEGNKDSDSIVYHHLYPPIKARFIRLRPTEWSVQISLRMELFGCLDPSAKLQCNRNNMTIHIPKTLLPGINREHLRLLDTKCKAEEDNTYYSLTAPLIGCKTTRRHTATAVVYSNVVLKVPTASKNAKIRELKIQFSCFFSSHGVVSSVGWRAVHKKVIISEEGEGNFTLFLNMFPDKKFEIPYKEEDFPLFVTKKRLFLEVSVITDERLSIIADRCYTTPTHDRENAQKYEFISKGCPNYPSVIYHPAPSINFQRFSLDTAKFIGTDSFVFVHCHVIVCNATDPDSQCAKKCPAGNRGKRQVSDHKMDAAYSLAQGPLLLVSKKKEEKKSNDGASDEMNASDTTFVVGLVMICVACLVAVGTGLVIFKKLRDRRSAAEVFSGHEKQEPEH; via the exons ATGGGTATGGAGAACAGACAGATAAGAGACGCTCAGATCACTGCTTCTTCAGAATATAATGAGAATCTTGCCGCAGTTCAGGGAAGGTTGAACTTCAAGGCCTTGGGAGTCAAAGCAGGGGCATGGTCAGCATGGACAAATAATATATATCAATGGCTTCAGGTGGATCTTGGTAAATACCGTGTTGTGACAGGGATAGCCACACAAGGACGAAATATAGGTTACCAGTGGGTAACCTCATATGACCTTGAGTACAGCGAGGATGGAGTTACCTTTGTTTATTATAAGGAAGAAGGACAGAGTTCACCGAAG CGATTCAGTGGAAATACAGACTCCGAGAGCATTGTTTATCACAAGTTACACCCACCGATTCAAGCTCGTTTCATCAGGCTCAGACCTGCAACCTATTATGGTCACATCTCACTCAGGATGGAGCTGTATGGCTGTTTAG GGTGTTTGACACCTCTGGGTATGGAGAAAGGAGGGATAAAAGATGCTCAAATCACCGCCTCTTCAGAGTTTAGCGTTCAGCATGCTGCAAAGTTTGGAAGGTTGAACTTTAGGGCAAGTGCAAAAGAGCAGGGAGGATGGTCAGCAGGCTATACCGCTGCCAATCAGTGGATTCAAGTGGATCTTAGAAAGTACACTGTAGTGAAAGGAATAGCGACACAAGGGCGAAATGGTTACGGCCAGTGGGTGACTAAATATAAGCTGCAGTACAGCGACGATGGAGTGAACTTTCACTATTACGGACAATCCGATCAGAGTCCGCCAAAG GTCtttgaaggaaataaagactCAGACAGTATTGTGTACCACCATTTGTACCCTCCGATCAAAGCACGTTTTATTAGATTAAGACCGACAGAGTGGTCTGTCCAAATCTCGCTTCGAATGGAGCTCTTCGGTTGCTTAG ATCCGTCAGCGAAGCTACAATGCAACCGCAACAACATGACAATACACATTCCTAAGACCCTCCTTCCTGGTATTAACCGTGAGCATCTCCGGCTCCTGGACACGAAATGCAAAGCTGAAGAAGACAACACTTATTACAGTCTAACGGCACCGCTGATCGGGTGTAAAACTACACGCAGACACACGGCTACGGCTGTCGTTTACTCCAACGTGGTCTTGAAAGTCCCCACAGCTTCCAAAAATGCCAAGATACGTGAGCTGAAAATACAGTtcagctgttttttttccagtcatgGTGTGGTGTCATCGGTCGGTTGGAGAGCAGTCcacaaaaaagtaataattaGTGAAGAGGGGGAAGGGAACTTTACTCTTTTTTTGAATATGTTCCCTGACAAGAAATTTGAGATTCCTTACAAGGAAGAGGATTTTCCTCTCTTTGTGACGAAGAAACGTCTTTTCTTGGAGGTATCAGTGATAACTGATGAGCGGCTGTCAATTATAGCTGATCGATGTTATACCACGCCCACACATGATAGAGAAAATGCACAGAAGtatgaatttatttcaaaagg atgtCCAAACTATCCCTCTGTGATCTACCATCCTGCTCCCTCGATCAACTTTCAGCGGTTTAGCCTTGACACCGCTAAATTCATCGGTACTGATTCGTTTGTCTTTGTTCACTGCCACGTGATCGTATGCAACGCAACCGACCCAGATTCCCAGTGTGCGAAGAAGTGTCCTGCAGGTAACCGAGGGAAACGTCAAGTTAGCGATCACAAGATGGATGCGGCGTATTCCTTGGCCCAGGGTCCACTCCTTCTTGTTAGcaagaagaaagaagagaagaaaagcaATGATGGAGCCAGTGACGAGATGAATG CTTCTGATACTACCTTCGTAGTAGGTTTGGTAATGATATGCGTTGCTTGCTTGGTGGCCGTGGGAACTGGACTGGTAATTTTTAAGAAGTTACGAGACAGGCGGTCTGCTGCAGAGGTTTTCAGTGGTCATGAGAAGCAAGAGCCTGAACATTGA